A stretch of Bordetella petrii DNA encodes these proteins:
- a CDS encoding Bug family tripartite tricarboxylate transporter substrate binding protein, whose protein sequence is MNASRSGIRFSRRQFLAASALLAACGAARATGGWPGGKTIDWVVPYPPGGSTDVLGRAIAQQLDALLKTTVIVDNRPGATGTIGAARVARSAPDGLTLLGTSIGPQAIAPHIMGKLPYDPIEDFAPVITVGTIPHILVVGAKQPYRSVQALIEAARAQPDSIAYASGGTGTVLHMQGALLQLTTGARFIHVPYKGDTPALQDTLGEQVQFMFAPAAASLPHIRNGSLRALAVTSAQRLPALPDVPTMAEAGFDNFVVEQWQAVFAPAGTPPAVIQQLNAAIGKALETPALKTLSDKLGITLVGGSPQQLDEMRRADFAKWGKVIRDAQIKA, encoded by the coding sequence ATGAACGCATCCCGATCCGGCATCCGCTTTTCCCGCCGCCAGTTCCTCGCCGCCAGCGCCCTGCTGGCCGCCTGCGGCGCCGCCCGCGCCACGGGCGGCTGGCCCGGCGGCAAAACCATCGACTGGGTCGTCCCCTATCCCCCGGGCGGCAGCACCGACGTGCTGGGCCGCGCCATCGCGCAGCAGCTCGACGCGCTGCTCAAGACCACCGTGATCGTCGACAACCGGCCCGGCGCCACCGGCACCATCGGCGCGGCCCGGGTCGCGCGGTCGGCGCCCGACGGGCTGACGCTGCTGGGCACTTCGATCGGACCGCAGGCGATCGCGCCGCACATCATGGGCAAGCTGCCGTACGACCCGATCGAAGACTTCGCGCCGGTGATTACCGTGGGCACCATTCCCCACATCCTGGTGGTCGGCGCCAAGCAGCCCTACCGATCGGTGCAGGCCTTGATCGAAGCCGCGCGGGCCCAGCCCGACAGCATCGCCTATGCCTCGGGCGGCACCGGCACCGTGCTGCACATGCAGGGCGCGCTGCTGCAGCTGACGACCGGCGCCCGCTTCATCCACGTGCCCTACAAGGGCGACACGCCCGCCCTGCAGGACACCCTGGGCGAGCAGGTGCAGTTCATGTTCGCGCCAGCGGCCGCGTCGCTGCCGCACATCCGCAACGGCTCGCTGCGCGCGCTGGCGGTGACCTCGGCGCAGCGGCTGCCCGCGCTGCCAGACGTGCCGACCATGGCCGAAGCCGGCTTCGACAATTTCGTGGTCGAGCAATGGCAGGCGGTGTTCGCGCCGGCCGGCACCCCGCCGGCCGTCATCCAGCAGCTGAACGCCGCCATCGGCAAGGCGCTGGAGACGCCCGCCCTGAAAACGCTGTCCGACAAGCTGGGCATCACCCTGGTGGGCGGCTCGCCCCAGCAGCTGGATGAGATGCGGCGCGCGGATTTCGCGAAGTGGGGCAAGGTGATCCGCGACGCCCAGATAAAAGCCTGA
- a CDS encoding Bug family tripartite tricarboxylate transporter substrate binding protein — MKSATLLCALALGLAAGAAQAKYPDHPVRLVVGFSAGGPTDVVARAFADQASRSLGQPFVVENKPGANTILAAEAVASAKPDGYTLLLGATNHTMIPALYSTRIKFDALKSFAPICTLAISPTVLVVGPSMPVKTLDEFLRQVKAEPGKRTYATPGTGSSGHFASEQFLRLTGASMNHIPYKGAAQAVTDLMGGQVDSSLATLGSVLPQIQSGKLTALAVAAPSRSALLPDVPTFDEAGVKGYAADAWYGLLAPAGTPPEALAALQQAATDFAQSADSASKLRSLGMAPQNTCGSAFAAQLAREIDANGALARELGLRAD; from the coding sequence ATGAAATCCGCAACCCTGCTGTGCGCCCTGGCGCTCGGCCTGGCCGCCGGCGCCGCGCAGGCCAAGTACCCCGACCATCCCGTGCGGCTGGTGGTCGGCTTTTCCGCGGGCGGCCCCACCGACGTGGTCGCGCGCGCCTTCGCCGACCAGGCATCGCGCAGTCTGGGCCAGCCCTTCGTGGTCGAAAACAAGCCGGGCGCCAACACCATCCTGGCCGCAGAGGCCGTGGCCAGCGCCAAGCCCGACGGATACACCCTGCTGCTGGGCGCCACCAACCACACCATGATCCCCGCCCTGTACAGCACGCGCATCAAGTTCGACGCGCTGAAATCGTTCGCGCCGATATGCACGCTGGCCATCAGCCCGACCGTGCTGGTCGTGGGGCCGTCGATGCCCGTCAAGACCCTGGACGAATTTCTGCGGCAGGTAAAGGCCGAACCCGGCAAACGCACCTACGCCACGCCCGGCACGGGCAGTTCGGGGCACTTTGCCAGCGAACAGTTCCTGCGCCTGACGGGCGCCTCGATGAACCACATTCCGTACAAGGGCGCCGCGCAGGCCGTCACCGACCTGATGGGCGGCCAGGTGGACAGTTCCCTGGCGACCCTGGGCTCGGTCCTGCCGCAGATCCAGTCCGGCAAGCTGACCGCGCTGGCAGTCGCCGCGCCCAGCCGTTCGGCGCTGCTGCCGGATGTGCCGACCTTTGACGAAGCCGGTGTCAAGGGCTACGCCGCCGACGCCTGGTACGGGCTGCTTGCCCCCGCGGGCACGCCGCCCGAGGCCCTGGCGGCGCTGCAGCAGGCCGCCACCGATTTCGCGCAATCGGCCGACTCGGCTTCCAAGCTGCGCTCGCTGGGCATGGCGCCCCAGAACACCTGCGGCAGCGCGTTCGCCGCCCAGCTGGCCCGCGAGATCGACGCCAACGGCGCCCTGGCGCGCGAACTGGGCCTGCGGGCAGACTGA
- a CDS encoding family 1 encapsulin nanocompartment shell protein codes for MNNLHRELAPISSAAWSQIEDEVARTFKRSVAGRRVVDVKDAAGPGLAGVGTGHMRAIAAPQKGVGAKVREVRALVELTVPFELQRDAIDDVERGANDSDWQPAKDAAIELAYAEDRAIFDGYKAAGIVGIREGSSNAKIKLPADVADYPAAIGNALEALRLAGVDGPYSVLLGADAYTALAEGRNGGYPIIDHIKRIVSGDIIWAPAINGGSVLSTRGGDYELHLGQDLSIGYQGHTDNTVRLYLRETLTFLMLTSEASVSVVPKA; via the coding sequence ATGAATAATCTGCATCGCGAACTTGCCCCCATTTCCAGCGCCGCCTGGTCGCAGATCGAAGACGAAGTCGCGCGCACGTTCAAGCGTTCCGTTGCCGGCCGGCGCGTGGTCGACGTCAAGGATGCCGCCGGCCCGGGGCTGGCCGGCGTGGGAACGGGGCACATGCGCGCCATCGCGGCCCCCCAGAAAGGGGTAGGCGCGAAAGTGCGCGAAGTCAGGGCGCTGGTCGAGCTGACGGTGCCGTTCGAACTGCAGCGCGACGCCATCGACGACGTCGAGCGCGGCGCCAATGATTCCGACTGGCAGCCGGCCAAGGATGCCGCCATCGAGCTGGCCTACGCCGAAGACAGGGCGATTTTCGACGGCTACAAGGCGGCCGGCATCGTCGGCATCCGCGAAGGGTCGTCGAACGCGAAAATCAAGCTGCCGGCCGACGTCGCCGACTATCCCGCCGCTATCGGCAATGCGCTCGAAGCGCTGCGCCTGGCGGGGGTGGACGGCCCGTATTCGGTGCTGTTGGGCGCCGATGCCTACACCGCGCTTGCCGAGGGCCGCAATGGCGGCTACCCCATCATCGACCACATCAAGCGCATTGTCAGCGGCGACATCATCTGGGCGCCGGCGATCAACGGCGGCAGCGTGCTGTCCACGCGCGGCGGCGATTACGAGCTGCACCTGGGCCAGGACCTCTCCATCGGCTACCAGGGCCATACCGACAACACCGTGCGCCTGTACCTGCGCGAAACACTGACCTTCCTGATGCTGACCAGCGAGGCATCCGTGTCGGTGGTGCCCAAGGCATAG
- a CDS encoding chloride channel protein: MSSGDIPAAAARQPIGYYLRLVGLAVVLGIAGALAAHVFRWGLDYATGLLFGRRQDITLLFGDLPWYARIAFPTLGGAIAALVLVRAQRREKAAGVVSEYLETIDGRMARIPVVPSLMRCVSSFVSIVSGGSIGKEGAMVQLSATVGSALGARVRALRGYDFRLAVAMAATGGLAAVYHTPLAAAIFVNEIAFGGFALRRTGYLFTAAAASAWMTSTMEPFMPLYALPAHTFTVTTAGMLGVGAVGLAAGLAGSLFLWSTRWARSGFARLHRSPIVRMSAGGLIVGLITLAAPEVTGNGFAPIERLLAAGTLETSLLLLLALKVAATAATVGSGAIGGMFTPSLLIGALAGSACAPLAGQWFGVHDGVLLGVLGMAAALSATTKAPFMSTLMVFEMTQESAFVFPLMIATAAAYAVSQLFGQSGAYEVTSRHRARDERRNRLADDTVAAVMRPSGGLASASASARQALQAGVDRKKRFVFVVDEARRFVGAIWTNDLLARAGDAPAPLLRDLVLDEFPVVYKGQPLREAWQIVVESPAERTPVLSDAVERRVIGFVQKSDLLRRAQDLFI; encoded by the coding sequence GTGTCGAGCGGCGATATCCCGGCCGCGGCCGCGCGCCAGCCCATCGGATACTACCTGCGCCTGGTCGGGCTGGCGGTGGTGCTGGGCATTGCGGGGGCGCTGGCCGCCCACGTGTTCCGGTGGGGGCTGGATTACGCCACCGGACTCCTGTTCGGCCGCAGGCAGGACATCACCCTGCTGTTCGGCGATCTGCCCTGGTATGCGCGCATTGCTTTTCCGACGCTGGGCGGCGCCATCGCCGCGCTGGTCCTGGTGCGCGCCCAGCGGCGCGAAAAGGCCGCCGGCGTGGTGTCGGAATACCTGGAAACCATCGACGGCAGAATGGCGCGCATCCCGGTCGTGCCGTCGTTGATGCGCTGCGTGTCTTCGTTCGTGTCGATCGTTTCGGGCGGGTCCATCGGCAAAGAGGGGGCCATGGTCCAGCTGTCCGCCACGGTCGGGTCGGCCCTGGGTGCGCGGGTGCGCGCCCTGCGCGGCTACGATTTCCGCCTGGCGGTGGCCATGGCCGCCACGGGCGGCCTGGCCGCGGTTTATCACACGCCGCTGGCCGCCGCGATCTTCGTCAACGAGATCGCCTTCGGCGGATTCGCGCTGCGGCGCACCGGCTATCTGTTTACCGCCGCGGCGGCATCGGCGTGGATGACCAGCACGATGGAGCCGTTCATGCCCCTGTATGCGCTGCCGGCGCACACCTTCACGGTCACGACCGCCGGCATGCTGGGAGTGGGGGCGGTGGGCCTGGCGGCGGGGCTGGCGGGCTCGCTGTTCCTGTGGTCCACGCGCTGGGCGCGGTCGGGCTTCGCGCGGCTGCACCGGTCGCCGATTGTGCGCATGAGCGCGGGCGGCCTGATCGTCGGGCTGATCACCCTGGCGGCCCCCGAAGTCACGGGCAACGGCTTTGCCCCCATCGAGCGGCTGCTTGCGGCGGGCACGCTGGAAACATCGCTGCTGTTGCTGCTGGCGCTGAAGGTCGCGGCCACCGCGGCCACGGTGGGCTCGGGCGCGATCGGCGGCATGTTCACGCCTTCGCTGCTGATCGGCGCGCTGGCCGGCAGCGCCTGCGCGCCCCTGGCCGGCCAGTGGTTCGGCGTGCACGACGGGGTGCTGCTGGGCGTGCTGGGCATGGCGGCGGCGCTGTCGGCCACCACCAAGGCGCCGTTCATGTCGACGCTGATGGTGTTCGAGATGACCCAGGAATCCGCCTTCGTGTTTCCGCTGATGATCGCCACCGCCGCGGCCTATGCGGTTTCCCAGCTGTTCGGGCAATCGGGGGCCTACGAGGTGACCTCGCGGCATCGCGCGCGCGACGAGCGCCGCAACCGCCTGGCCGATGACACGGTGGCCGCCGTCATGCGCCCGTCCGGCGGGCTGGCGTCCGCATCGGCTTCGGCGCGCCAGGCGCTGCAGGCCGGGGTAGACCGGAAGAAGCGCTTTGTCTTCGTGGTTGACGAGGCGCGGCGATTCGTGGGCGCGATCTGGACCAACGACCTGCTGGCCCGCGCCGGCGATGCGCCGGCGCCCTTGCTGCGCGACCTGGTCCTGGATGAATTTCCGGTGGTGTACAAGGGCCAGCCGCTGCGCGAGGCCTGGCAGATCGTGGTCGAGTCCCCCGCCGAGCGCACGCCCGTGCTCAGCGACGCCGTCGAACGCCGCGTGATCGGCTTCGTGCAGAAAAGCGACCTGCTGCGGCGCGCGCAGGACCTGTTCATCTAG
- a CDS encoding NAD(P)-dependent oxidoreductase: protein MTTAAPAAQDRPAVLVTAADLAPEALALLDGYRIVYAGKTPSDQDIVDLCRAHDPAAIIVRYGKVGAAAMDAAPSLRVISKHGSGTDTIDKAAAQARNIDVVAAVGANAAAVVEQALALLLACAKSVIALDVRMRAGHWDKATHKSEELAGKTLGLVGLGAIGLRMAKMGAALDMRVIGHDPFAKNLPADVRQVDLDTIWRESDAISLHCPLTDDNRGLLNARTLAQCKPGVILVNTARGGLIDEAALIDAVRSGQVMAAGLDSFAVEPMTAGHPFQHEKNIILSPHIGGVTRAAYVNMGIAAARNVLAALARQAAAR, encoded by the coding sequence GTGACCACCGCCGCCCCCGCTGCCCAAGACAGGCCGGCCGTCCTGGTAACAGCGGCGGACCTTGCGCCCGAGGCGCTGGCGCTGCTGGACGGCTACCGCATCGTCTATGCCGGCAAGACCCCCTCCGACCAGGACATCGTCGACCTTTGCCGCGCCCACGACCCCGCGGCCATCATCGTCCGGTACGGCAAGGTCGGCGCCGCGGCCATGGATGCGGCGCCATCGCTGCGCGTCATTTCCAAGCACGGCAGCGGCACCGACACGATCGACAAGGCCGCCGCGCAGGCGCGCAATATCGACGTCGTCGCCGCGGTGGGCGCCAACGCGGCGGCCGTCGTCGAGCAGGCCTTGGCGCTGCTGCTTGCCTGCGCCAAGTCTGTCATTGCGCTGGACGTGCGCATGCGGGCCGGCCATTGGGACAAGGCCACCCACAAAAGCGAAGAACTGGCCGGCAAGACCCTGGGCCTGGTCGGCCTGGGCGCCATCGGCCTGCGCATGGCGAAAATGGGCGCGGCCCTGGACATGCGCGTCATCGGCCACGACCCGTTTGCAAAGAACCTGCCCGCCGACGTGCGGCAGGTCGACCTGGATACCATCTGGCGCGAATCGGATGCGATCTCGCTGCACTGTCCCTTGACCGACGACAACCGGGGCTTGCTGAACGCGCGCACGCTGGCGCAATGCAAGCCCGGCGTCATTCTGGTAAATACGGCGCGCGGCGGCCTGATCGACGAAGCCGCGCTGATCGACGCCGTGCGTTCCGGGCAGGTAATGGCCGCGGGGCTGGACAGCTTCGCGGTAGAGCCCATGACCGCGGGCCACCCGTTCCAGCACGAGAAGAACATTATTCTCAGCCCGCACATCGGCGGCGTGACCCGCGCGGCGTACGTCAACATGGGCATCGCCGCCGCCAGAAACGTGCTGGCCGCCCTGGCGCGCCAGGCCGCTGCCCGCTGA
- a CDS encoding amidohydrolase family protein — translation MATFAYSSGAGKPTAGIPAHACDCHIHVYDAAWPAAPGASLRPPDASIAQYRALQQRLGTTRAVLVTPSTYGADNRGMLAGLAGMGGQARGVAVIDGRESDAALQALHNAGVRGVRLNLSLGVSGGIGMLEPLAARIAPLGWHMQLLMAPDQLAGIGARLAKLPVQLVFDHMARLHPDQAFVHPAHALVLRLQREGRAWVKVSGGYIVSRHGQADDPALDTLARSYIDAAPDRVLWGSDWPHATASAGRQPMPDDALQLDRLAAWAGGTSTFEQILVRNPQALYGFACAAARESLETS, via the coding sequence ATGGCCACCTTCGCCTACTCGTCCGGCGCCGGCAAGCCCACCGCGGGCATTCCGGCCCACGCCTGCGACTGCCACATCCATGTGTACGACGCGGCCTGGCCGGCGGCGCCCGGCGCCAGCCTGCGCCCGCCGGACGCTTCCATCGCGCAGTACCGCGCCCTGCAGCAGCGGCTGGGCACCACCCGGGCGGTGCTGGTCACGCCGTCGACATATGGCGCGGACAACCGCGGCATGCTGGCGGGCCTGGCCGGCATGGGCGGGCAAGCCCGCGGCGTTGCCGTCATCGACGGCCGCGAAAGCGATGCGGCGTTGCAGGCGCTGCACAATGCCGGCGTCCGGGGCGTGCGGCTGAATCTCTCGCTGGGCGTGTCCGGCGGCATCGGCATGCTCGAACCCCTGGCGGCGCGCATCGCGCCGCTGGGCTGGCACATGCAGCTGCTGATGGCGCCCGACCAGCTTGCCGGCATCGGCGCGCGCCTGGCGAAGCTGCCGGTGCAGCTGGTGTTCGACCACATGGCGCGGCTGCATCCGGACCAGGCATTCGTGCACCCCGCGCACGCGCTGGTGCTGCGCCTGCAGCGCGAGGGGCGGGCCTGGGTGAAGGTGTCGGGCGGCTACATCGTCAGCCGGCACGGCCAGGCGGATGACCCGGCGCTGGACACGCTGGCCCGCAGCTATATCGACGCCGCGCCCGATCGCGTGCTGTGGGGCAGCGACTGGCCGCATGCCACCGCATCGGCGGGCCGCCAGCCGATGCCCGACGACGCCCTGCAGCTCGACCGGCTGGCCGCCTGGGCCGGCGGCACATCCACATTCGAACAAATCCTGGTCCGCAATCCTCAGGCGCTATATGGCTTTGCCTGCGCGGCGGCCCGGGAATCTCTGGAGACATCATGA
- a CDS encoding Bug family tripartite tricarboxylate transporter substrate binding protein — protein MNFLPRLLASALLACAALPAAAQDFPAKAIRLVVPFPPGGGTDTLTREAANKVSTDTGWSIVTENRPGSGGNIGVDAVAKAAPDGYTLVMGQTSNLAINPTLYKNLPYDPEKDLAPVGLVASAPLVLVVSAQSPYKTLADVVAAAKADPGALNCATSGNGTVSHLASEKLQKAAGVKFTHIPYKGASQGANDLIGGQIEMYMSSVPTLIGHIRSGKMRALAVTSLKRSPDLPDVPTVAESGYQDFEAITWFGLAGPAGVPAEIVAKLNTAFNKALNTPDIRQKFQSQGAEVLTSTPQEFAQLIHDDRIRWGDIVKASGARVE, from the coding sequence ATGAACTTCCTGCCCCGCCTGCTGGCCAGCGCCCTTCTGGCGTGCGCGGCGCTGCCCGCCGCCGCCCAGGACTTTCCCGCCAAGGCCATCCGCCTGGTCGTGCCGTTTCCCCCGGGCGGCGGCACCGACACCCTGACCCGCGAAGCGGCCAACAAAGTGTCGACCGACACCGGCTGGAGCATCGTGACCGAGAACCGCCCCGGCTCGGGCGGCAACATCGGCGTGGACGCCGTGGCCAAGGCGGCGCCGGACGGCTACACGCTGGTCATGGGCCAGACCAGCAACCTGGCCATCAATCCCACGCTGTACAAGAACCTGCCGTACGACCCCGAGAAAGACCTGGCGCCCGTGGGGCTGGTCGCCAGCGCGCCGCTGGTCCTGGTGGTGTCGGCCCAGTCCCCGTACAAGACCCTGGCCGATGTCGTGGCCGCGGCCAAGGCCGATCCCGGCGCGCTGAATTGCGCCACGTCGGGCAACGGCACGGTGTCCCACCTGGCCAGCGAAAAGCTGCAGAAGGCCGCCGGCGTGAAGTTCACGCACATTCCCTACAAGGGCGCCTCGCAAGGCGCCAACGACCTCATCGGCGGCCAGATCGAGATGTACATGTCGTCGGTGCCCACGCTGATCGGCCATATCCGCAGCGGAAAAATGCGCGCCCTCGCCGTCACCTCGCTGAAGCGTTCGCCCGACCTGCCCGATGTGCCCACGGTGGCGGAGTCCGGCTACCAGGATTTCGAGGCGATCACCTGGTTCGGCCTGGCCGGCCCGGCCGGCGTGCCGGCCGAGATCGTGGCGAAGCTGAACACCGCCTTCAACAAGGCGCTGAATACGCCCGACATCCGGCAGAAGTTCCAGAGCCAGGGCGCGGAAGTGCTGACCAGCACGCCGCAGGAATTCGCCCAATTGATCCATGACGACCGGATCCGCTGGGGAGACATCGTCAAGGCCTCGGGCGCCCGCGTCGAGTAA
- a CDS encoding RraA family protein, which translates to MTLPDIIKDFPRVPADIVERAAAFQPAILADVAGRRGALHGRIRPLHSSMKLAGPALTVEVRPGDNLMIHAAISLARPGDVLVIDGKGDLNSALMGTIMMNACRQLGIAGVVIDGAARDSLDIIEMDYPVFAAGTNPNGPTKNIGGRIGHPVTVGGVTVHPGDFIIGDSDGVVVVEREKIEALLPAAEKKVRDEAARIAAIQAGDTAAKWLGAALRNAGVLNEGETL; encoded by the coding sequence ATGACGCTTCCCGACATCATCAAGGACTTTCCCCGTGTTCCCGCCGACATCGTCGAGCGGGCCGCGGCCTTCCAGCCGGCCATCCTGGCCGATGTAGCGGGCCGGCGCGGCGCGCTGCACGGCCGGATCCGGCCGCTGCATTCCAGCATGAAGCTCGCCGGCCCGGCGCTGACGGTCGAGGTGCGCCCCGGCGACAACCTGATGATCCACGCGGCCATTTCGCTTGCCCGGCCCGGCGACGTGCTGGTAATCGACGGCAAGGGCGACCTGAACTCTGCCCTGATGGGCACCATCATGATGAACGCCTGCCGGCAGCTGGGCATCGCCGGCGTGGTCATCGACGGCGCCGCGCGCGACAGCCTCGACATCATCGAAATGGACTACCCGGTCTTTGCCGCCGGCACCAACCCCAATGGCCCCACCAAGAACATCGGCGGCCGCATCGGCCATCCGGTCACGGTTGGCGGCGTCACGGTGCATCCCGGCGACTTCATCATCGGCGACAGCGACGGCGTGGTCGTGGTCGAACGCGAAAAAATCGAAGCCCTGCTGCCCGCGGCCGAGAAAAAGGTCAGGGACGAAGCCGCCCGCATCGCCGCCATCCAGGCGGGCGATACCGCGGCCAAATGGCTGGGCGCCGCCCTGCGCAACGCCGGCGTGCTCAACGAAGGAGAAACCCTGTGA
- a CDS encoding Dyp-type peroxidase → MPNNNIQPQAVVGAITRSAIFIVATLAAGDDHAGKVRAMCGNLAALVRSVGKRVPSGNLSCVFGFSSSGWDRLFGEPRPAGLHPFREFSADGRHAMATPGDLLLHIRADQMDLCFELATQVLGQLGEAVTVVDEVHGFRYFDLRSMVGFVDGTENPEGQEALDFTLVGGEDPDFAGGSYVLVQKYLHDMAGWNALPVETQERIIGRTKLSDIELDESVKPTSSHSSLTTLTENGEEVKIVRDNMPFGRPGSGEFGTYFIGYARSPAPMEQMLENMVVGRPPGNYDRLLDFSRAVTGGLFFVPSANLLEALEAREPQAGGAGQPDPAPPGGPRLDGSLNIGSLKGNSQHE, encoded by the coding sequence ATGCCCAACAATAATATCCAGCCGCAGGCTGTCGTCGGCGCCATCACGCGCAGCGCCATCTTCATCGTCGCCACGCTGGCGGCCGGCGACGATCATGCCGGCAAGGTGCGCGCCATGTGCGGCAACCTGGCCGCCCTGGTGCGTTCGGTAGGCAAGCGCGTGCCGTCCGGCAACCTGTCCTGTGTGTTCGGTTTCAGCTCCAGCGGCTGGGACCGCCTGTTCGGCGAGCCGCGCCCCGCCGGCCTGCATCCGTTCCGCGAGTTCAGCGCCGATGGCCGCCATGCCATGGCCACGCCGGGCGACCTGCTGCTGCACATCCGCGCCGACCAGATGGATCTGTGTTTCGAGCTGGCCACGCAGGTGCTGGGCCAGCTGGGCGAGGCCGTGACCGTGGTCGACGAAGTGCACGGCTTTCGCTATTTCGACCTGCGCAGCATGGTGGGTTTCGTCGACGGCACGGAAAACCCCGAAGGCCAGGAAGCGCTGGACTTCACCCTGGTGGGCGGCGAAGACCCGGATTTCGCCGGCGGCAGCTACGTGCTGGTGCAGAAGTACCTGCACGACATGGCGGGCTGGAATGCGCTGCCCGTGGAAACACAGGAACGCATCATCGGGCGCACGAAGCTGTCCGACATCGAGCTCGACGAATCGGTCAAGCCGACGTCGTCGCACAGTTCGCTGACCACGCTGACCGAAAACGGCGAAGAGGTGAAGATCGTGCGCGACAACATGCCGTTCGGCCGCCCCGGTTCGGGCGAGTTCGGCACGTATTTCATCGGCTATGCGCGCTCGCCCGCGCCCATGGAACAAATGCTCGAGAACATGGTTGTCGGCCGGCCTCCGGGCAACTATGACCGGCTGCTGGATTTCAGCCGCGCGGTCACGGGCGGGCTGTTCTTTGTTCCCTCCGCCAACCTGCTCGAAGCGCTCGAGGCGCGCGAGCCGCAGGCCGGCGGCGCAGGGCAGCCGGACCCCGCGCCGCCCGGCGGCCCGCGTCTGGACGGCTCGCTGAACATCGGTTCTTTAAAAGGAAATTCCCAGCATGAATAA
- a CDS encoding SMP-30/gluconolactonase/LRE family protein, with translation MFLLAPPQVGDFELFSAMPDAFRRRARSAWADANRGGAIADSFLEGPVFDDAGNLYVTDIPWGRIFRIDPAGRWTLVAEYDGEPNGMKFLDAGTLLITDYKNGLMRLDVATGSVTPYLERRNSERFKGVNDLVFDTRGNLYFTDQGQSGLHDPTGRLYRLKPDGQLDTLLSNVPSPNGVALAPDGRVLYLAVTRGNCVWRVPLLPDGSVSKVSQFFTSYGPSGPDGLAVDEAGNLAMANPGLGYVWLLNSRAEPAMVWRSGAGGSTTNIAFGGADRRTLYCTESASGSILRATAPHAGLALNRPR, from the coding sequence ATGTTTCTTCTTGCGCCGCCCCAGGTGGGCGATTTCGAACTGTTTTCCGCCATGCCGGACGCATTCAGGCGGCGCGCGCGCAGCGCGTGGGCCGACGCCAACCGGGGCGGCGCCATCGCGGACTCGTTCCTGGAAGGTCCGGTCTTCGATGACGCGGGCAATCTCTACGTGACCGACATCCCCTGGGGCCGCATCTTCCGTATCGATCCCGCGGGCCGATGGACGCTGGTGGCCGAGTATGACGGCGAGCCCAATGGCATGAAGTTCCTGGATGCCGGCACGCTGCTCATTACCGACTACAAGAACGGCCTGATGCGGCTGGATGTCGCCACCGGCAGCGTCACGCCCTATCTCGAACGGCGCAACAGCGAACGCTTCAAGGGCGTGAACGACCTGGTTTTCGATACCCGGGGCAATCTCTATTTCACCGACCAGGGCCAGAGCGGCCTGCACGACCCCACCGGACGCCTGTACCGGCTGAAGCCCGACGGCCAGCTCGATACGCTGCTGTCCAATGTTCCCAGCCCGAACGGCGTAGCCCTGGCGCCCGACGGCCGTGTGCTTTACCTTGCCGTCACCCGCGGCAACTGCGTGTGGCGCGTGCCCCTGCTGCCGGACGGCAGCGTCTCGAAGGTCAGCCAGTTCTTTACCTCGTACGGGCCCAGCGGCCCGGACGGCCTGGCCGTGGACGAGGCGGGCAACCTGGCGATGGCCAATCCCGGCCTGGGATACGTCTGGCTGCTGAATTCGCGGGCCGAGCCGGCCATGGTATGGCGCAGCGGCGCGGGCGGCTCGACCACCAATATCGCGTTCGGAGGCGCCGACCGGCGCACGCTGTACTGCACCGAATCGGCATCCGGCTCGATCCTGCGCGCAACGGCCCCGCATGCCGGCCTTGCCCTGAACCGGCCGCGCTGA